The Helianthus annuus cultivar XRQ/B chromosome 15, HanXRQr2.0-SUNRISE, whole genome shotgun sequence genomic sequence AGATTATTACTGTCAACTGATATTGACATGCTTTTAATTCGGAATTTGGATTGTgattaaatttaaaatttcaaaatcagagAAGATGAAAGCGTGATGAAATATGAAGAGGGAAATGAGAAGAAAAGCCTTATATAAGAAGGATGATTGACAGGAGTTTCTGAGTGACATGTATTAATTGCTAATTACTTATTCCCATGcatatttgaatttgaatttcccGATAATTAGCCTTAAACATCTGCTGATCTAAAAGCATTATGAAAGATAACAACAACTGCTGTTGCTAGGTATACGTTTGCCAAATGAACCATCTGCTACTTTCTTGTAGATGGGCAGTGGTTTGCCCTTTGGAATGTGTGCCAGACCTTTAACATTTAAATACACAAGGCAGTGGTTTgaaattaaattaaatgtatttttaattgatttatatattaggttttatgatgtaataatgacataagaaaagcattgttggacaacctctcctgctgacacatcagcttttcttatgtcattgagatttcttcttttatagaaagtatagatagattttGGGTACAATTAGATGAATAAAATTAGATTTAACATAAattaatttgagtttaaaattgaaacttaaattGAGAAAAATTTATATGAGGTGGAATGTAGTATTGCCACGTTGCATTATTAGAAATCGCTTATTGAAAGTAGGATTTTTATACTATATCAAATTTTTTAAATTTCTTAATAAATTACTTAATAAAcgttttaaaatttttaaatatttataaatctattttaaacatttaaaggcatataaactaaataaaccctaatttttttttaaatacccaACCATGTCGGCATCCATCGCCACAGACGAGTCACAAAGACTAGCTTGCTCAACGCTAACATCCGTGACACAAGTTATTGTGGTTGTCCATGACCTCTCACATCTATAGCATCCTTCACCACAAACACCTCTACATACGAGTCATAGACTAACATCCGTGACAGACGTTACTATGGTTGTCCGATGGCAAGTAGGGGACGTTTCTTCTCCATTCCATTGCGGAAGAAAATTACAATATATACAGCCTTAATTGTTAAAACAAATTCTTTCAACAAATACTAGACCTCAATCAAATCTAGTTTGTATCTACATAACTAGAAAATATATCTTTTTATACATCATCCAATTTCATATTACATTTATCATATATACAAGCCTTGAAATCCTATAGTGCTGAACCGAAAACTATATCAGTGGTAAACTTAACAAATTCTTAAACAATATTACCCTATTGAAGATCAAGCTTGAATATGATGATCATGTTATGAATTAAATCTAGTGATCAAGTTGCCAATTCAAAGTTCAAGACAACTGCAACAACCAAGAACACAAAACATATGTAATCAAAGATATACAATGACAAAATAAGCCCAGATTGAGACCAAACCAACCAACCAACCCACTTATCTTTTGTCGAACTGGCTAAAACGCTAAGAGACCACACGGCCACAGAACAGAACAGAACCGTTAGTCAATAGTCACGCAgtgaaataaataaattaatgATCCAAGTAAATCAATGTTCAGTTACATTCATCCACCCAACACAATCAAACCCACAAATCAAGTTTGAAATGTAGGCCAAATTAAAGATAATGAACCACAAACAAATACAACACCCACTGAAAAAGATTAAAACAGTATTACCCAAACACAAGGTGTACCCATTTTGGGCGGTAGAACCTACCTATCGATTCTAGATGACAACGATTTCGTCTGCCATCTGTCATCAAATACATTACTGCATCAGACACGGAGCAGTAGTGAGTCCCATATTGCGGCGATGGTGACTACAGCAGGGATCACGAGCTGGCTTCTGAGAACGGTGAATGTTGAAGAGTCACTCTTGATAGGGGCTGCACGTGGGGGTGGTGGTATACGAGAGAGATGTACGTGCAGTTTCATGCCGCCGTAGCAGGACCCTTTGCTACTAATGAAGTAGCGGTCATGGGTGACGTTGAGCTCCACCACATCTCTTCCGGCTCCTGTTGTGTAGTTGTGAACTGGATGCTCAGCATTGCAGGTTTCGTAGTTGGTCTTGTTCACTTCTATTATGTCGTTTTGGTTTCGGTCATACACGAAAACTGCAAAGAGGGAAACTTTTATTAAGACCCAAAAAGGTTTCTAGTTTGAGATGTAGTACAATGATTGTAATTGACTAATATGGTGCTGATATTTATATTTGTTCTTATATCACACGTTGGGTGTTCAGCGTCTGGTCTAGTTGGTTCTAAAAAAAACTTTTGACAGAACCGCTAACTACAGTTAtagaaaaccaaaaaaacaacTTGATTTTGGAGGTCTAGGAGTTTGAACCTTCTTTTTTTCTTTGTTCAAAATGTTAATCTATTAGAAAGATAAAGATGATTCATAAATATTATCCATATACATAAGACGAGTGGGTGTGGGGCGTTGGTTGGGGCGGGGGATGCCAGGCAATGCTGGCTAAACCACACCGGGCCAGCGTTGCCCCGCTGGCGTGGTTTTGAAGCCTGGCGTTGGGCGGGGGGAGGTCTGAGGTGGCTGGCTTGGATTGGCTGGTGAGAGATACCGTTTCCACACCCCACTTCTTTAAAAAATCAACATGCCACCCCAACGCCGCCTGGCCACGCCGCTTCCACACCCCACTTTTTTTGGGGTGGTCTGGTGGAGCCCACACTCGccacgtgtcgagcaatgcccccaacccaaccccccccccccccacacacacacacacctcataGTCTAAATGCATATTCCGAATATAGAATAGAAAACAACAGAAGTTAAAAGCCCGTTTAGTTTCCACGGCCACTTTCAAGTTGAAAACCGCCGGCCCAACTGTTAACAACCAAAGCACTTAACCGGCTAATTACTTCGATTTGGACAGTTCAGTTGGTTTTAAAAGCATCTGCAATGCAATGCAAAAGGGTTACAGACCCCTCCACATCAGCCTGCCCAGAAACTGCCCCTGGACCGCCCCACCCCCTGTCATAGAACCTACAAAAATCTTCCCAGGACCATCCGTGGCGATGTCCCCGAATGGTCGACAGACCCCATTACTGACGCTCTAAATGACATCGCTTGACAAGTAATTTCTTAAACAAAGCTTATGTACATTGTAATATTTATTCATATTCTTTCAAACCCTAACAATAGCTTTGCTATATCTGCGGGTACGATTGTTGTTATAGCAAGTAACTAAGATCTACAATTTCCAATTGCAGATCTCGAGTAATTCATAAACCACAAACTTAATAATATTCAGCATTCCACTCAAATTAGCAAATTATAAATCATATTTAACAGGAACATGAAAAAATCAAACATCTATGACCGAAGATCTAGCTTCAAATTAACAGAAACAAACCTCTACATACACAAAAGCAGCAATTACAGAACAATAATAGTAGATCTGAGAGAAACACTTACAGAGCCAGTCACCACGGTAGAATGTTTGGTTTGCGGCCCAAAGAGTGTAGTTATAGTTGGTGGTCCAGCCCATGTTTCCTCCCACGATGTACCGTTTACCGGCGACTAATTCCGGCAACATCACCGCTAATGTGGCGCACAATGCCAGAGCCACCGCCGTCGTACATTTGCTCCGCCCCATTGAAGGTGTGAactaacttttatttttatttttagagaGAAATATGGAGTGAGTGAGGAGGACTGAGGATATGTAGTTGATTTTATAACACGAAAGGGAGGTCACTCAATTAAGTggaatataataataataaattttggGGTGTGGGTtttatatttgtatatttttgGGGGGAAGGCTGAAATATTTTATGCCCACATGATGATGGTGACAAGGGGAAGTGTTAGGGTGCTCGATGTGGTTTCGGTGAATGGAGTTCATCTTGCCGGCTCTATTTCGGTGAGCAGGGAGGAGTAAGGGCGGTGAGTATACACCGATGTGGGGAAGAGAATTGATGGAGGACAGAGGGGGGTTAATGGTAGGCCCTACCATTTTTTAACCAATCATAAGGTTATAGGGTATAGTCTTCGGTGAGTCATGCGGGGAGGGGTAGTCACCGCTCGGTGACCATACCCTGGTGTTGATCTATTTCGGTGAGTAGGAGAGAGGTGACCAAAATCGGTGTGTAGTCACCGAATGTGATTGAGAGAGAGAGTGATTGAGAAAATGGTGGGTCCTAACCCCTTTTAACcaatcataattttttttattttttaacctactcaaacaccctagggtgattgactatacccctgattgagtgcaaaatgaggAGTGGAATTGGGAGTTGACATAGCATAATATTATTGGATAGGAtttcactcaaacaccctagggtgattgactataccctccaccctaattttttttttaattttttaccaCTCTCCATGTTTTGACTATTGCCAGTGACTGACTGACTGAGTGCAAAATGGAAAATGTAATGGGGACTTGACATGTTATGATGATATTATTGGCTAGAAAATAACTCAAATACTCAACTAGCGATTGACCACTCCCTCCATCCTTATATTTATTTAGATTTAAAGTTAGAGAAAATTACTAAAACAATAAACAGTTAAAACATACCCTTATAAGGATACGTATTTACTATTTAGGGCACCTAGCTAGATGGGTTATCGAGTTCCTTAGACTCCCATGGGAACACTGCCGTAAGTCCTATGGGATGGGATGACGGGTTAAGTCACGGGTTTGTGAACCCTTGTTAGATGGAATGTTGTATTTGTTTAAGGTTGTATTGATGGTGATGTGGCAGAATATTATTTGATAATGGGTAATGTGTTGAACTTGATGGGTGTGCTATTGCTTTAGAGTTGATTTGGGTTGGAGTGAGTTCAAATGAGATGAAATCATTCTATTGGTCAAATTTTTAGGTTTGACTGTAGGCGGCCCTTCCACCCTTTAAATGTGATGTGTAAAACAATTATGTATAGAGATCTAGACAAGTTGAGCTCGTTTGCACTTCTAGTTATGTCTTGTTAACATCAAATTCTAGTTTTTACGGGATAAATACTTTAGTACTTACATCAGGCAGGATTGAACTCACAACCTTTTAGTTAGACTCATTTACACTTCTAGTTATGTACATTTTTGTGA encodes the following:
- the LOC110912349 gene encoding lamin-like protein, giving the protein MGRSKCTTAVALALCATLAVMLPELVAGKRYIVGGNMGWTTNYNYTLWAANQTFYRGDWLFFVYDRNQNDIIEVNKTNYETCNAEHPVHNYTTGAGRDVVELNVTHDRYFISSKGSCYGGMKLHVHLSRIPPPPRAAPIKSDSSTFTVLRSQLVIPAVVTIAAIWDSLLLRV